From a region of the Listeria monocytogenes ATCC 19117 genome:
- the rsmA gene encoding 16S rRNA (adenine(1518)-N(6)/adenine(1519)-N(6))-dimethyltransferase RsmA, which yields MSKDIATPGRTTEILKKYGFLFKKSLGQNFLIDSNILTRITDTAEITKETNVIEIGPGIGALTEQLAKTANEVVAFEIDQRLLPILDDTLSAYNNIQVVHGDVLKADVEEVIAEQFAKPDLPLKIVANLPYYVTTPIILKLLHDNIPADSMTFMLQKEVADRISAVPSTKSYGSLTIAIQFYMEAELAFIVPKTVFMPQPNVDSAVIHLKRRKEPLAEVNDEEFFFEVTRASFAQRRKTLWNNLASKFPALKPRKDELVEGLNAIGIDLIRRGETLDIPEFAKLSNFLGDFLKEK from the coding sequence ATGAGTAAAGATATTGCAACTCCCGGAAGAACGACAGAAATCCTAAAGAAGTATGGTTTCTTATTTAAAAAAAGTCTGGGTCAAAACTTTTTAATCGACAGTAACATTTTGACGCGGATTACAGATACAGCCGAAATAACAAAAGAAACAAATGTCATCGAAATCGGACCAGGTATCGGCGCGCTAACAGAACAATTAGCAAAAACGGCGAACGAAGTAGTTGCTTTTGAAATTGATCAACGTTTACTGCCAATTCTTGACGATACGCTAAGTGCATACAATAATATCCAAGTGGTCCACGGAGACGTGCTAAAAGCAGATGTGGAGGAAGTTATCGCAGAGCAATTCGCGAAGCCAGATCTACCTCTGAAAATCGTAGCCAACCTTCCGTATTACGTAACTACACCGATTATTTTAAAATTACTCCATGACAATATTCCGGCAGATTCGATGACGTTTATGCTCCAAAAGGAAGTTGCGGACCGGATAAGCGCAGTTCCAAGCACGAAAAGCTACGGAAGCCTAACAATCGCTATCCAATTTTACATGGAAGCAGAACTAGCCTTTATCGTGCCAAAAACTGTCTTCATGCCGCAACCGAATGTTGATTCCGCAGTAATTCATCTGAAGCGTCGCAAAGAACCATTAGCTGAAGTAAACGACGAAGAATTTTTCTTTGAAGTAACAAGAGCTTCGTTTGCTCAGAGAAGAAAAACGCTTTGGAATAATTTAGCTTCAAAATTCCCGGCTTTAAAACCACGCAAAGACGAGTTGGTAGAAGGTCTAAATGCTATTGGGATAGACTTAATCCGTCGTGGAGAAACGTTGGATATTCCGGAATTTGCTAAATTAAGCAACTTTTTAGGTGATTTTTTAAAGGAAAAATAA
- a CDS encoding ribose-phosphate diphosphokinase, whose protein sequence is MSNEYFDPKLKIFSLNSNRELAEEIAKEVGIELGKSSVTHFSDGEIQINIEESIRGCHVYVIQSTSNPVNQNLMELLIMIDALKRASAATINIVMPYYGYARQDRKARSREPITAKLVANLIETAGATRMITLDMHAPQIQGFFDIPIDHLNAVRLLSDYFSERHLGDDLVVVSPDHGGVTRARKMADRLKAPIAIIDKRRPRPNVAEVMNIVGNVEGKVCIIIDDIIDTAGTITLAAKALREAGATKVYACCSHPVLSGPAMKRIEESPIEKLVVTNSIALPEEKWIDKMEQLSVAALLGEAIVRVHENASVSSLFE, encoded by the coding sequence ATGTCAAACGAGTATTTTGATCCAAAGTTGAAGATTTTCTCGCTAAATTCTAATCGTGAACTAGCTGAAGAGATTGCGAAAGAAGTTGGTATTGAGTTAGGGAAATCAAGCGTTACTCATTTTAGTGATGGAGAAATCCAAATTAACATTGAAGAAAGTATCCGTGGTTGTCATGTATATGTTATTCAATCAACGAGTAATCCTGTAAACCAGAATTTAATGGAACTTTTGATCATGATTGATGCGTTGAAACGCGCTTCCGCAGCAACAATTAATATTGTTATGCCTTACTATGGTTACGCACGTCAAGACCGTAAAGCAAGAAGTCGTGAACCAATCACAGCGAAATTAGTAGCAAACTTAATCGAAACTGCTGGTGCAACTAGAATGATTACACTTGATATGCATGCACCGCAAATCCAAGGTTTCTTTGATATTCCAATCGATCACTTGAATGCAGTTCGCCTTCTAAGTGACTATTTCAGTGAACGTCATTTAGGTGATGATCTAGTAGTAGTTTCCCCTGACCATGGTGGAGTTACTCGAGCTCGTAAAATGGCTGACCGTTTGAAAGCGCCGATTGCTATTATTGATAAGCGTCGTCCGCGTCCAAACGTAGCTGAAGTAATGAACATCGTTGGTAATGTAGAAGGGAAAGTTTGTATCATTATTGATGATATTATTGATACAGCTGGAACAATCACACTTGCTGCTAAAGCATTGCGTGAAGCAGGCGCAACAAAAGTTTACGCATGTTGTTCGCACCCAGTTCTTTCAGGTCCTGCTATGAAACGTATTGAAGAATCGCCAATCGAAAAATTAGTTGTTACAAACTCCATCGCTCTTCCAGAAGAAAAATGGATTGACAAAATGGAACAATTATCTGTTGCAGCTCTTCTTGGCGAAGCAATCGTTCGCGTTCATGAAAATGCTTCTGTAAGTTCTTTATTCGAATAA
- the spoVG gene encoding septation regulator SpoVG, which yields MEITDVRLRRVETDGRMKAISSITIDGEFVIHDIRVIDGNEGLFVAMPSKRGVDGEFRDIAHPINSDTRAKIQEVVLAEYERVGEEEATAVTEEESESVSAE from the coding sequence ATGGAGATTACAGATGTGAGATTACGACGTGTTGAGACAGATGGGAGAATGAAAGCTATTTCTTCAATAACGATTGACGGTGAGTTTGTTATTCACGACATTCGTGTCATCGATGGCAACGAGGGTTTGTTCGTAGCTATGCCAAGTAAACGTGGTGTTGACGGTGAATTCCGTGATATCGCTCACCCAATTAATTCTGACACTCGTGCAAAAATTCAAGAAGTAGTTTTAGCTGAATATGAGCGCGTTGGTGAAGAAGAAGCAACTGCAGTAACAGAAGAAGAATCTGAATCCGTTTCTGCTGAATAA
- the ispE gene encoding 4-(cytidine 5'-diphospho)-2-C-methyl-D-erythritol kinase, which translates to MKISITAPAKINLSLDALYKREDGYHEVEMVMTTIDLADRLYLERLDEDKIVLDVKAHFIPEDRRNLIYQAALLLKKRFDVKMGVRITIDKHIPVSAGLAGGSSDAAAALKGLNVIWELGLSIEELAEISSEIASDIAFCVYGGTALATGRGEKISALPNIPGCWIVLAKPSISVSTPTIYKELQVDNVEHPDTQKMIESIKNGDLDGIFASTGNVLESVTLEKNPQVKRIKDRMLAFGAEAALMSGSGPTVFALIKQYSRAKRVYNGLRGFCEEVYMVRPWGEGENDTNINN; encoded by the coding sequence ATGAAAATAAGCATTACAGCACCAGCTAAAATTAATCTTTCACTTGATGCGCTGTACAAACGTGAGGACGGCTATCATGAAGTGGAAATGGTGATGACAACAATCGACCTTGCTGATAGATTATACTTAGAACGCTTAGACGAAGACAAAATTGTGCTGGATGTAAAGGCACACTTTATTCCAGAAGATCGTCGCAATTTAATTTATCAAGCAGCCCTCCTTTTAAAGAAGCGTTTTGACGTAAAGATGGGTGTGCGCATTACAATTGATAAGCACATTCCTGTTTCTGCGGGTCTTGCTGGTGGTAGTTCAGATGCAGCTGCAGCGCTCAAAGGATTAAATGTCATTTGGGAACTTGGTCTTTCAATAGAAGAATTAGCCGAAATTAGTTCGGAAATTGCTTCTGATATCGCTTTTTGCGTATACGGCGGAACAGCGCTAGCAACTGGGCGCGGGGAAAAGATTTCTGCGTTACCTAATATTCCTGGTTGTTGGATTGTGCTTGCTAAACCGAGCATTAGCGTGTCTACCCCGACTATCTATAAAGAACTTCAAGTAGATAACGTAGAACACCCAGACACACAAAAAATGATTGAATCCATTAAAAATGGCGATTTAGACGGGATATTTGCGTCTACAGGAAATGTATTAGAGTCTGTGACATTAGAAAAAAATCCGCAAGTTAAACGAATAAAAGATCGGATGTTAGCGTTTGGTGCTGAGGCGGCCCTAATGAGTGGTAGCGGTCCGACAGTGTTTGCGCTTATCAAACAGTACTCCAGAGCAAAACGTGTCTATAACGGCTTGCGTGGCTTTTGTGAGGAAGTTTATATGGTTAGACCATGGGGTGAAGGCGAGAACGATACAAATATAAATAATTAA
- a CDS encoding efflux RND transporter periplasmic adaptor subunit has translation MKKWVKWLIVIVIIAVVAVGAVFLLSKNSGSVTQEKLVTAKVKQGDMKINATGTGAISPVNTQVPDYDELQLVAQMDELDIPNIKKDQEVKVTVTALPDKTYTGKVKEIAEQGQVQNGVSSFSVIISLDKTDDLKAGMTADASILVNEKKDALYVPIEAVQKDSDDKYYVLVPEEKDNGKTKKVKKFVETGLHNEDNIEITKGVKKGEKVILPTQETSTVPGAPS, from the coding sequence ATGAAAAAGTGGGTTAAATGGTTAATTGTTATCGTAATTATCGCAGTAGTAGCCGTTGGTGCGGTTTTCTTGCTGTCGAAAAATAGTGGCTCCGTAACACAAGAAAAATTAGTTACAGCCAAAGTAAAACAAGGAGATATGAAAATCAATGCTACAGGAACAGGCGCGATTTCTCCGGTAAACACACAAGTTCCAGATTACGATGAACTTCAATTAGTAGCGCAAATGGACGAACTTGATATTCCTAACATCAAGAAAGACCAAGAAGTAAAAGTCACAGTAACAGCACTACCTGACAAAACTTATACAGGAAAAGTGAAAGAAATCGCAGAACAAGGTCAAGTACAAAATGGTGTGTCTAGCTTCTCTGTAATCATTTCTCTTGATAAAACAGACGATTTAAAAGCGGGTATGACTGCTGATGCTTCCATTTTAGTAAATGAGAAAAAAGATGCGCTATACGTTCCAATTGAAGCTGTTCAAAAAGACAGTGACGACAAATATTACGTATTAGTTCCAGAAGAAAAAGACAATGGGAAAACGAAAAAAGTGAAGAAATTTGTAGAAACTGGTCTTCATAATGAAGATAATATCGAAATCACTAAAGGTGTTAAAAAAGGCGAAAAAGTAATCCTTCCTACACAAGAAACTTCTACGGTTCCTGGTGCTCCTAGCTAA
- the prfA gene encoding listeriolysin O transcriptional regulator PrfA, with protein sequence MNAQAEEFKKYLETNGIKPKQFHKKELIFNQWDPQEYCIFLYDGITKLTSISENGTIMNLQYYKGAFVIMSGFIDTETSVGYYNLEVISEQATAYVIKINELKELLSKNLTHFFYVFQTLQKQVSYSLAKFNDFSINGKLGSICGQLLILTYVYGKETPDGIKITLDNLTMQELGYSSGIAHSSAVSRIISKLKQEKVIVYKNSCFYVQNLDYLKRYAPKLDEWFYLACPATWGKLN encoded by the coding sequence ATGAACGCTCAAGCAGAAGAATTCAAAAAATATTTAGAAACTAACGGGATAAAACCAAAACAATTTCATAAAAAAGAACTTATTTTTAACCAATGGGATCCACAAGAATATTGTATTTTCCTATATGATGGTATTACAAAGCTTACAAGTATTAGTGAGAACGGGACCATCATGAATTTACAATACTATAAAGGTGCTTTCGTTATAATGTCTGGCTTTATCGATACAGAAACATCGGTTGGCTATTATAATTTAGAAGTCATTAGCGAACAGGCTACCGCATACGTTATCAAAATAAACGAACTAAAAGAACTACTGAGCAAGAATCTTACGCACTTTTTCTATGTTTTCCAAACCCTACAAAAACAAGTTTCATACAGCCTAGCCAAATTTAATGATTTTTCGATTAACGGGAAGCTCGGCTCTATTTGCGGTCAACTTTTAATCCTGACCTATGTGTATGGTAAAGAAACTCCTGATGGCATCAAGATTACACTGGATAATTTAACAATGCAGGAGTTAGGCTATTCAAGCGGTATCGCACATAGCTCAGCTGTTAGCAGAATTATTTCTAAATTAAAGCAAGAGAAAGTTATCGTGTATAAAAATTCATGCTTTTATGTACAAAATCTTGATTATCTCAAAAGATATGCTCCTAAATTAGATGAATGGTTTTATTTAGCATGTCCTGCTACTTGGGGAAAATTAAATTAA
- the glmU gene encoding bifunctional UDP-N-acetylglucosamine diphosphorylase/glucosamine-1-phosphate N-acetyltransferase GlmU has product MSKRYAVVLAAGQGTRMKSKLYKVLHPVCGKPMVEHVVDQISTLNVDKVVTIVGHGAEKVQEHLAGKSEFVKQEEQLGTAHAVLQAKAELAGKDGVTLVVCGDTPLIEASTMEALLKYHHEKRAKATILTTVIEDPTGYGRIIRDDLGIVEKIVEHKDATEKEQRISEINTGTYCFDNKALFEALENVSNDNVQGEYYLPDVIKILKDSDEVVAAYRMESFEESLGVNDRIALAEASRLMQRRINENHMRNGVTLVNPENTYIDIDVKIGQDTVIEPGVMLRGETVIGDDCVVTTGSEIVNSVIGERVYVRTSSIFESKVGDDVQIGPYAHLRPESDIHDHVKIGNYVETKKAVVGEGTKLPHFIYMGDAEIGKNVNVGCGSIAVNYDGKNKAKTIIGDNVFVGCNSNLIAPVKVGDRAFIAAGSTITKDVPDDALGIARAKQDNKLGYAKHLNHGK; this is encoded by the coding sequence ATGTCAAAACGATATGCTGTAGTGCTTGCTGCTGGCCAAGGCACACGGATGAAATCAAAACTTTACAAAGTATTGCATCCTGTTTGTGGAAAACCAATGGTCGAACATGTAGTAGATCAAATTTCGACGCTTAATGTTGATAAAGTGGTTACAATTGTAGGTCACGGAGCTGAGAAAGTACAAGAGCATTTAGCTGGTAAAAGCGAGTTTGTAAAGCAAGAAGAGCAACTCGGAACGGCGCATGCAGTACTGCAAGCGAAAGCGGAACTTGCAGGTAAAGATGGTGTGACGCTCGTTGTTTGTGGGGACACGCCTTTAATCGAAGCTAGTACGATGGAAGCTTTACTGAAATATCACCATGAAAAACGTGCAAAAGCAACTATTCTTACAACGGTTATTGAAGATCCTACAGGTTATGGTCGTATTATTCGTGATGACCTAGGCATTGTAGAAAAAATCGTAGAACATAAAGATGCAACAGAAAAAGAACAACGTATTTCGGAAATTAACACTGGGACATATTGCTTTGATAATAAAGCTCTTTTTGAAGCGTTAGAGAATGTTTCTAACGATAATGTGCAAGGAGAATATTACTTACCAGATGTTATTAAGATTTTAAAAGATTCGGATGAAGTCGTTGCGGCTTACAGAATGGAGTCTTTTGAAGAGTCACTTGGAGTGAACGACCGAATTGCCCTAGCTGAAGCATCCAGATTAATGCAACGTCGAATTAACGAAAATCATATGCGTAATGGAGTAACGCTTGTTAATCCTGAAAACACGTATATTGATATAGATGTAAAAATTGGTCAAGATACAGTAATTGAACCAGGAGTTATGCTTCGTGGGGAAACTGTAATCGGTGATGATTGCGTGGTTACAACCGGCTCGGAAATCGTAAACAGTGTTATCGGTGAACGAGTATACGTCAGAACTTCTTCTATTTTCGAAAGTAAAGTTGGCGATGACGTTCAAATTGGCCCATATGCGCACCTAAGACCAGAATCTGACATTCACGATCATGTGAAAATCGGGAACTACGTCGAAACGAAAAAAGCAGTGGTTGGTGAAGGAACTAAATTACCACATTTCATTTACATGGGAGATGCGGAAATTGGTAAAAACGTCAATGTTGGTTGCGGAAGTATTGCTGTTAATTACGACGGCAAAAACAAAGCGAAAACCATCATTGGGGATAATGTCTTTGTTGGCTGTAATTCAAACCTGATTGCACCTGTCAAAGTGGGAGATCGAGCTTTCATAGCTGCTGGTTCCACGATTACAAAAGATGTTCCTGACGATGCGCTAGGCATTGCTCGTGCGAAACAAGACAATAAACTTGGTTATGCAAAACATTTGAATCACGGTAAATAA
- a CDS encoding ABC transporter permease, whose translation MNVLQSMKMAWKQLKASKLRSFLTMLGIIIGVASVILLVSLGNGVTQEVDDQMGDLGSNLITVVNSSVNPNDKYTYDEVMKYQNIDGVKSVSPELSGQVNATFDYKNSSNKVIGTNDQYKAARSLEMKEGRFLLPIDTEYGQKVAVIGSTVASDLFGFGDPIGETIRLNGMPYKVVGVLKEKGASMMGSSDDQIFIPISSAQRLLKDTNVRTIYVETKSAEDVDFVVNTLESRLAIKFGDEKEQEKNASSAQMGPSYQVINQQEILNAFNTISTTLTTALGAIAAISLVVGGIGIMNIMLVSVSERTREIGIRKALGAKKRAILLQFLIESIVISVCGGIIGIIIGVSGALIFGSVAGISSGITAGTIIFSFVFSLCIGVIFGIAPANKASKLRPIDALRSE comes from the coding sequence ATGAATGTTCTCCAAAGCATGAAAATGGCATGGAAACAATTAAAGGCAAGTAAATTAAGGTCTTTTCTAACCATGCTAGGTATTATTATTGGTGTCGCATCCGTTATTCTTTTAGTATCTCTAGGGAATGGTGTAACGCAAGAAGTTGATGACCAAATGGGCGATTTGGGTTCGAATTTAATTACAGTAGTTAATAGCTCTGTTAATCCAAACGACAAATATACGTATGATGAAGTAATGAAATATCAAAACATTGATGGAGTCAAAAGCGTTTCTCCAGAATTATCTGGACAAGTCAATGCAACTTTTGATTATAAGAATTCAAGTAATAAGGTGATAGGCACGAATGACCAATATAAGGCCGCGCGTAGCCTAGAAATGAAGGAAGGGCGTTTCCTACTACCGATTGATACCGAATATGGCCAGAAAGTAGCTGTAATAGGCTCTACGGTAGCAAGTGATCTATTTGGTTTTGGGGATCCGATTGGCGAAACCATTAGATTAAACGGAATGCCTTACAAAGTTGTTGGTGTCTTGAAAGAAAAAGGCGCGTCTATGATGGGATCTAGCGATGACCAAATCTTTATTCCGATTTCTTCCGCTCAAAGGCTCCTAAAAGATACAAATGTCCGTACAATCTATGTAGAAACAAAATCTGCCGAAGATGTTGATTTTGTAGTAAACACACTAGAATCACGTCTTGCGATTAAATTTGGTGACGAAAAAGAACAAGAAAAAAATGCGTCATCCGCACAAATGGGACCATCTTATCAAGTCATTAATCAACAAGAGATTCTCAATGCTTTCAACACGATTAGTACAACGCTAACTACTGCGCTTGGTGCGATTGCTGCTATTTCACTTGTTGTTGGTGGTATTGGAATTATGAATATTATGCTAGTTTCTGTTAGTGAGCGAACGAGAGAGATTGGTATAAGAAAAGCGCTCGGAGCTAAAAAACGAGCCATCCTGTTACAATTCCTAATTGAATCCATTGTTATTAGTGTCTGTGGTGGGATTATCGGTATTATTATCGGGGTCTCAGGAGCGCTCATATTTGGCTCAGTCGCAGGTATATCGTCAGGAATAACTGCAGGAACCATTATCTTCTCCTTCGTATTCTCACTATGTATCGGAGTGATATTTGGTATCGCACCTGCTAATAAAGCTTCGAAATTAAGACCAATTGACGCATTAAGATCCGAATAA
- the veg gene encoding biofilm formation stimulator Veg, whose translation MPKTIASIKTNLDSRLGKALTLKANGGRKKTIERCGILAETYPSVFIVELDQDENNFERVSYSYTDILTDAVELVFTDDNKELAL comes from the coding sequence ATGCCAAAAACCATTGCAAGCATTAAGACGAATTTAGATTCTAGATTAGGTAAAGCATTGACATTGAAAGCAAACGGTGGTCGTAAGAAAACGATTGAACGTTGCGGTATCCTAGCTGAAACATATCCATCCGTTTTCATTGTGGAGCTTGATCAAGATGAAAACAACTTTGAAAGAGTATCCTATAGTTACACGGATATCTTAACAGACGCAGTAGAACTTGTATTTACAGATGATAATAAAGAATTAGCTTTATAA
- a CDS encoding ABC transporter ATP-binding protein — MPKPLIDMKNLTKTYTLGGETFKALDDVTFTVEQGEFLSIVGPSGSGKSTLMNMIGCLDVPDEGSYHLDDVDVFKLSDNKLSEIRNKKIGFIFQQFNLLPKLSAFENVELPLIYAGLSVSAREKAAIECLEKVGLLEKRRNLPTQLSGGQQQRVAIARALAGKPQILLADEPTGALDSKTGKEVMGILQELNRAGNTIVMITHDPTIASYGTRSIRIQDGKLFHEEATQA; from the coding sequence ATGCCAAAACCGCTAATTGACATGAAAAATTTAACAAAAACGTATACGCTAGGCGGAGAAACTTTTAAAGCATTAGACGATGTTACTTTTACCGTTGAGCAAGGCGAGTTTTTATCCATCGTTGGTCCGTCCGGTTCCGGTAAATCCACTTTAATGAATATGATTGGTTGTTTGGATGTTCCGGATGAAGGCAGCTATCACCTTGATGATGTAGATGTTTTTAAACTGAGCGATAATAAACTATCCGAAATCAGAAATAAAAAAATTGGCTTTATTTTTCAGCAGTTTAATTTGCTTCCAAAATTATCTGCCTTTGAAAATGTGGAACTACCACTAATTTATGCAGGACTAAGTGTTTCTGCACGAGAAAAAGCCGCAATCGAATGTTTAGAAAAAGTAGGCTTACTTGAAAAACGTAGAAACTTACCAACGCAACTTTCTGGTGGCCAACAGCAACGTGTGGCTATCGCAAGAGCACTCGCCGGCAAACCGCAAATTTTGCTAGCAGATGAGCCAACTGGTGCGCTCGATTCGAAAACAGGTAAAGAAGTAATGGGAATCCTACAAGAATTGAATCGTGCTGGAAACACCATCGTTATGATTACGCATGATCCAACAATCGCCTCATACGGTACAAGAAGTATCCGTATTCAAGATGGTAAATTATTCCATGAGGAGGCGACGCAAGCATGA
- the purR gene encoding pur operon repressor, which produces MKIRRSERLIDMTQFLLSHPRKLVPLTMFAERYGSAKSSISEDLVIIKKTFEDRGIGTLETVPGAAGGVQYISIAGNDDVLDFVHTLCNRIAEPNRLLPGGYLYLSDLLGEPVTLKAIGKILATKFNNQKIDAIMTVATKGIPIAQAVAEHLSVPFVIVRRDSKVTEGSTVSINYVSGSSKRIEKMELSKRSLAEGSNVVIVDDFMKAGGTINGMKNLLEEFNAHLVGIGVLVESEYAEERLVDDYVSLVKIKNVNMKEKQIEVVDGNYFNS; this is translated from the coding sequence ATGAAGATTCGTCGCAGTGAACGATTAATTGATATGACGCAGTTTCTATTATCGCATCCGCGAAAGTTAGTGCCGCTTACGATGTTTGCTGAACGTTATGGCTCAGCTAAGTCTTCTATTAGTGAAGATTTGGTTATCATAAAGAAAACATTTGAAGACAGAGGGATTGGTACGCTCGAAACTGTTCCGGGTGCTGCTGGTGGTGTGCAATATATTTCGATAGCGGGAAATGACGATGTGCTGGATTTTGTGCATACGCTATGTAATAGAATTGCGGAGCCAAACCGTTTGCTTCCAGGGGGCTATTTGTACTTATCTGATTTACTTGGAGAACCAGTAACGCTCAAAGCAATTGGTAAAATTTTAGCAACGAAATTCAATAACCAAAAAATAGATGCGATTATGACTGTTGCGACTAAAGGGATTCCGATTGCACAAGCGGTTGCTGAACATTTAAGTGTCCCCTTTGTTATCGTACGTCGTGATAGCAAAGTGACAGAAGGCTCAACTGTAAGCATTAACTATGTTTCAGGTTCATCCAAACGAATCGAAAAAATGGAATTATCCAAACGAAGCTTAGCTGAAGGCTCTAATGTAGTAATTGTGGATGACTTTATGAAAGCTGGAGGAACAATTAATGGTATGAAAAATCTGCTAGAAGAATTCAACGCGCATTTAGTTGGAATTGGCGTGTTAGTTGAATCCGAATATGCGGAAGAGCGCTTAGTGGATGATTACGTATCTCTTGTAAAAATAAAAAATGTGAACATGAAAGAAAAACAAATCGAAGTTGTTGATGGGAATTACTTTAATAGTTGA
- the chbG gene encoding chitin disaccharide deacetylase: protein MKIIFNADDFGISPGAVYGILESYKRGVVKSTTLLANSPAFDLAVEVAKENPGLDIGAHLTLTFGSPVLQGLETLTDDDGRFRRNYTSLENGLADVDMNEVERELTAQIEKILDAGITISHFDTHHSIEPLIYPVQHKLAEKYGVSIRRHSDVSDFGAIKTPDLFATEFYADGVSFETIKKLVQKHIGTNDVVEVMTHPAFIDETLREISSYVEPRIKEVSILTSRELQAYLGQQEVEIISFRDL from the coding sequence ATGAAAATTATTTTTAATGCAGATGATTTTGGAATTAGCCCGGGAGCAGTTTATGGTATTTTAGAGTCTTATAAGCGAGGCGTTGTGAAATCTACCACGCTTCTTGCTAATAGCCCGGCATTTGATTTGGCAGTTGAAGTTGCGAAAGAAAACCCAGGTCTCGATATTGGTGCGCATTTGACCCTGACGTTCGGTTCTCCAGTCCTTCAAGGTTTAGAAACGCTAACGGATGATGATGGGCGTTTCCGCAGAAATTATACCTCACTTGAAAACGGCTTAGCTGATGTAGATATGAATGAGGTGGAGCGCGAGTTAACTGCACAAATCGAGAAAATTTTAGATGCAGGAATCACTATTTCTCATTTTGATACACATCATTCAATTGAGCCGCTAATTTATCCCGTACAACATAAACTTGCGGAAAAATACGGTGTGAGCATTCGACGTCATTCTGATGTTTCGGACTTCGGTGCTATAAAAACTCCTGACTTATTCGCTACGGAGTTTTATGCAGACGGTGTATCTTTTGAAACGATTAAAAAATTAGTACAAAAGCATATCGGAACGAATGATGTAGTCGAAGTGATGACTCATCCGGCATTTATTGATGAAACGTTGCGCGAAATATCTAGTTACGTAGAGCCGCGCATCAAAGAAGTTTCAATTCTAACTTCAAGAGAACTACAAGCATATTTAGGCCAACAAGAAGTAGAGATTATTAGTTTCCGCGATTTATAA